Sequence from the Sphingobium indicum B90A genome:
GCGGCGCAGGTGCGCTGCACCGGCGGGCCGGCGCCCATATTCTGCATGTGGCCGCCGAACGGACGCTGGTAGATGGTGCCGTTGTCGTTCCGGCTGAACGGCACGCCCGCATGTTCCAGCTCGATCACGGCGGCGGGCGCCTCGCGCACCATATATTCGATCGCGTCCTGGTCGCCCAGCCAGTCCGACCCCTTGACGGTGTCGTACATGTGCCAGGTCCAGTGGTCGGGCGAATTATTGCCCAGGCTCGCCGCGATGCCGCCCTGCGCCGCCACGGTGTGGCTGCGGGTCGGGAACAGCTTGGTGATGCAGGCGGTCTTGAGGCCCGCCTCCGCGCTGCCCATGGTGGCGCGGAGGCCGGAGCCGCCGGCGCCCACGACGACCGTGTCATAGGTATGATCGATGATCTTGTAGGCTTCGCTCATTATTTGACGATCCCCGTGAAGGCGATCTTGGCGATCGCGAAGACGCCCGCGGCCGCGCCGCCAAAGGCATAGAAGTTCAGCAGCAGCATGGAGAGGAAGGCCAGGCCCTTGTCATGGACATAATCCTCCAGCATCACCTGCATCCCCAGGCGCAGGTGCCAGAAGATGCTGACGATCATCAGCATCAGCGGCACCGCCACCAGCGGATTGGCGATCCAGCCCACGACGCTCTGATAATCGAGGCCCGGCAGGGCGATCAGGCTGAACAGCAGCCACAGCACCAGCAGCAGATTGCCAATGGCGGTATAGCGCTGCGCCAGCCAGTGATGCGCGCCATGCCTGGCCGATCCAAGACCGCGGACGCGGCCGATCCCGGTTCCCGTACCCATCAGAATTTCCCCGTGCAGATGGCGGCCCAGAAGCCGATGGTGAGGAGCGTCGACAGGGCGAAGGTCAGCAGCGACCAGCTCTTGTTGCTCTTCAGTTCATAGCCCGCGCCCATGTCGAGCACGAGATGGCGCAATCCGGAGCAGAGATGCTGGAAGAAGAACCAGCTAAGCCCCGCCATCACCAGATAGCCGATAGGCGATGTCGCGCATGCGACGAAGATCGCATAGGCCTCCGGCCCCATGGCGGCGGCCATCAGCCACCAGACCAGGCCCAAGGCCCCTGCCGTCGCCATACCGTTGCCGGTCACGCGGTGCATGATGGAGACGGCCATGGCTGGCCCCCATTTCCAGATCGTCAAATGCGGCGAGAGCGGCCGGCTCGTGGTTCGCGCCATATCTTCCCTACATCCCTGATGTTGTCCCTCGAGTCCCGTCCCCTTAGGAGCGATATGTCGATAGGGCAAGTCGCCCTGACCGCGTGATCGCGGATCGTTCCACAAGCGATAATGAATTTCATCGTTCAGGGACGTGAATGCCGGCCTTGCGCCGCTTCATGCGGGACATGGCCGTTCCTCCAGCGCGGAATATGGGTCGGCCCTAAGAAGTGATTAACCAAATGGCCCTATAGCCCGTCGGGACAATCAGACCAATTCAGGGGTTTTGCCGCACATGAATTCCGCCGCCACGCCCAAGAACGCCCTGCTCGCCATGATAAGCGAGGTCGATCCCCATGGCGAGTTGGCGCGCGGCCTGCGCCAGATTCGCGATCTGTTGGGCGATCAGGCCGGCATGGCGGCGCGCACCTTCTTCGACGCCTATCTCGAACAGACCGGGCTGCGGCAAAAGCTCAGCCCCGCCACGCTCGCCAAGATCGAGACGGAGGCGCATGAATATGTGCGCCAGAAACTGGGCTATTACGAATCGGGGGAATGGGCTTTCTCCTCTATTTCCTGCGTGCGCCATGCGCGCAAGCACGGCTCTCCGCTGCGCGCGGTGCTGATGCCGGTCGCCATCGCCAATGAAAAGCTGGTCGACCTTATCTGGCAACGCGCGGAGGATGACGCGAGCCGCCGTCAACTGGTGCATGTCATGATGCAGGTCAGCATGGTCGATGCCGGGCTGATAGCCAATGTCGTCGCCGGCGACGAGGCGGAGGCGCAGCGCAACGAACGCCAGCGCTTCGGCACAATGTTCGAACAGCGGATCATGGGAGAGATTGACGGCGCGTCGCAACTGGGCGAATCGTTGCGCGAGCAGGCGAAGGACGCGTCGGCCGCGACCCGCGGCATGCTGGGCAAGGCGTCGGAAGTCGCCGCCGCCGCCGAACAATCCGCCCTTGCCATGCGCGAAGCCGCCCGCACCTCCGCCGGACTGATCCGCGCCATAGAGGATGCCCGGACGGAGGTGGAGAGCGCCGCCGGCGTCGCCCAGCGCGCCGCTCGCCAGTCGGGCGATGCCGTCGCCATGTCCACCACCCTGTCGGACCATGCGAAATCGATCGAATCGATCCTGGGCCTGATCCGCGACATTGCCGGGCAGACCAACCTGCTCGCGCTCAACGCCACGATCGAGGCTGCCCGCGCCGGCGATGCCGGGCGCGGCTTCGCGGTGGTGGCGCAGGAGGTCAAGAGCCTGGCCAACCAGACCGCCCGCGCCACGGACGAAATCGCGGGCAAGATCGCCGACATCCAGGCCTCGACCCGCCAGTCGGTGGAGACCAACGAGCGCATCCGCGACACGGTGGGAGAGGTTCAGGCCAGCGCCGAACGCATCCGCCACGCCATGGACGCGCAGGCGCAGACGGTGACGATGATCACCGCGGCGGTCGACGAAACCGCCCTTGCCGCCGACTCCATGTCCTCGACCATCAGCGCGATCCGCCAGGATACCGAAGTGGTGGCTTCTGAAATCGACCAGTTGGAACGCGGCTTCATGAGCGTGGAGGGCAAGCTGTCCAGCCTGCGCGCCGCATCCTCCGACTTAGGACGGCAAGTCGCCTGAAGGGCGGGCGGCCGACGGGACGGAACCGCCCGCCGCTCTCCCGAAGGCGAAGTGGTCCGGATGATCCGCCGCCGCCTGCCTTAAGCGCTCGCCATCGGCGTCCTCCTGCCGCTCGATGCGCAGGCGCTCAAGCGAAACGAGTGGCTCGTGAGCGTCCAGGCAGCGCGGAGAAATTCAAGACTCGCCGAACTGAGTGTTTTGGGGCGGGGAGCCGTTATTCCCCCTCCCGCAGGCGGGAGGGGGCCAGGGGGTGGGCTGGCGCGACATCAGCGGCGGCTTTCAACGGCTACCCCGGAAGCTCGCTCCGCTCGCGCCCACCCCTAACCCCTCCCGCTTGCGGGAGGGGGAATGTCCTGGATTAGCCAATTTCCCGACGTTCCGAATTGTCCACGCCACTCAGGACGACCGTCGGGCCACCCCCCGGCGCGACCGATCAGTCGGGCTTCTTCGCCACGCTCACCAGCGCGGGACGCAGCAACCGATCCTTGATCGTATAGCCCGCCTGCATCTCCACCAGCACCGTCCCCGGCTCGGCATCGGCGGAGGGCACTTCCATCATCGCCTGATGCTTGTTGGGATCGAGCGGCTGGCCGACCGACACCAGCTTCTCGATGCCGTTGCGGCCGAACACAGCCTCCAGTTCCCGCCCGGTGGCTTCCAGCCCGGCGACCAGGCCCTTGAACTTCTCGTCCTCGCGCAGGTCGGCGGGGATCGCCTGGAGCGCGCGGCCCAGATTGTCCGCCACCGACAGCATGTCGCGGGCAAAGGCCGTCGCGGCATAGGCGCGCGCGTCGGCCAGTTCCTTTTCCAGCCGCCGCCGCACATTCTGCGTTTCGGCATGGGCGTAGAGCACGTCCTGCCTGGCGGTGGCCAGTTCGTTTTCAAGGCTCGCGATCCGCTCCGCCGCCGCGTCGCCTGCCGGCGCGGTATCCTCGGGCAGTTCGTCCACGACCTCGGTATTCTCGATATTCTGC
This genomic interval carries:
- the grpE gene encoding nucleotide exchange factor GrpE — encoded protein: MSEDKQNIENTEVVDELPEDTAPAGDAAAERIASLENELATARQDVLYAHAETQNVRRRLEKELADARAYAATAFARDMLSVADNLGRALQAIPADLREDEKFKGLVAGLEATGRELEAVFGRNGIEKLVSVGQPLDPNKHQAMMEVPSADAEPGTVLVEMQAGYTIKDRLLRPALVSVAKKPD
- a CDS encoding methyl-accepting chemotaxis protein, yielding MNSAATPKNALLAMISEVDPHGELARGLRQIRDLLGDQAGMAARTFFDAYLEQTGLRQKLSPATLAKIETEAHEYVRQKLGYYESGEWAFSSISCVRHARKHGSPLRAVLMPVAIANEKLVDLIWQRAEDDASRRQLVHVMMQVSMVDAGLIANVVAGDEAEAQRNERQRFGTMFEQRIMGEIDGASQLGESLREQAKDASAATRGMLGKASEVAAAAEQSALAMREAARTSAGLIRAIEDARTEVESAAGVAQRAARQSGDAVAMSTTLSDHAKSIESILGLIRDIAGQTNLLALNATIEAARAGDAGRGFAVVAQEVKSLANQTARATDEIAGKIADIQASTRQSVETNERIRDTVGEVQASAERIRHAMDAQAQTVTMITAAVDETALAADSMSSTISAIRQDTEVVASEIDQLERGFMSVEGKLSSLRAASSDLGRQVA
- the sdhD gene encoding succinate dehydrogenase, hydrophobic membrane anchor protein, with the protein product MGTGTGIGRVRGLGSARHGAHHWLAQRYTAIGNLLLVLWLLFSLIALPGLDYQSVVGWIANPLVAVPLMLMIVSIFWHLRLGMQVMLEDYVHDKGLAFLSMLLLNFYAFGGAAAGVFAIAKIAFTGIVK
- the sdhC gene encoding succinate dehydrogenase, cytochrome b556 subunit, giving the protein MAVSIMHRVTGNGMATAGALGLVWWLMAAAMGPEAYAIFVACATSPIGYLVMAGLSWFFFQHLCSGLRHLVLDMGAGYELKSNKSWSLLTFALSTLLTIGFWAAICTGKF